Within Coffea arabica cultivar ET-39 chromosome 4e, Coffea Arabica ET-39 HiFi, whole genome shotgun sequence, the genomic segment gctttcttccttctcaatGATCACCTACGCTTGAAAGTAAGTATAGAACTAACTAATATTTTTGAAGAAGCAGAAGAGAAGAGAATTAAGAGTAAGTAATTTTATATGTTCAGTCTTCACATATGTCCAGTTTGGTGACCAAAAACCACAAAATAAGTATTTAGTTCCTAGAAACTTGAGATAGCGATTTAAACGTATGACAGCTTGTTAAGTTGAGCAAACTATGCTCTATGATGAAGTCTAATAACAGATTTTAACATATTAGTGATGATACTTATCCaggtaaaagaaattaaaggaaTATGCGGTAATTAAACCAACCCCCCCCCTTACTtcctttcattttatttctagTTAGATCCACGAATGGACTCTAGGGCTTTGACACGAAATCATAAAGTTTCCCTTTCTGAACTTTCCTACATTTACATAAAGTCGTTAAAGGTCGGCTAAGCTTTGAAATTTAGTAACAATATTTTGAGCATGAAATTTAGGAATGCCCGTAAAATACACTTTACTTTTTCGTGGTTTAGTGCTTTTTCATATAACTTCCTTgcgatttgaaaaattatatataaaccCCTTGTAATTTAAACTAAAGTGTCAAATTCACAGAATTTTGCATTTCATAATGAAATCaattaaaatgtcaaaagtaCCCCTTTGTGAAGtttgaaattattaattaaccATAGAGggttatgtatataatttaaaaatcataAGAGAGTTGCATgataaaatactaaaatataAAGGGGTTATGTagtaaaacataaaatcatacAGGGTTAAAGTATCAAGTACATTAAGTTTATATATTTTCGTCACTTCaaccattttagtttttaaataagaaTATTCTTGACATTTCCTTGGGTTCCATCACGGAGGATCATTTCTATCATATCTACACTTTAGTctataacttttgaaattgtAAGAAGTTTATATGAAAAATTAGTAAACCACATGGCAGTAAAGTGTATTTTATCCTTAGGAATGTGATCACTTAGGATACAGACTGttttcttaatgaaattcatgcaaaatGGACACTAGAAATTACGaaaagatttcaaattttttttataaaaaaaattctaaaagagTTCATGCTTTGCTGATCAAGGTACACAAGAACAATAGTGGTgggtttcttgaaattttgaaacttgTAGGTTGTGCTATGTTCTCTTCACATGCAAATTTAGAAGAGTTCATTCAGAATGGTGCTGATTCAGTTGGAGAGAGgactcacaaaaaaaaaggtgttATTGGCTGCTGATTTGCATCCATCTATGGTCATCATCAGGTACTATGacaattttttattcaaaataagttTCTGCATTTTAGACTTTATCGATGAAAGATGCACTTGAAGCACTTTGAGCTAAGATATGCAATATATAACTCGAAATGTTTTGGTATATATGTTGtgcatatataaatatataaatatatatatatcaatagATGCGATGGTGGCTCCAAGTTTATCCCAAGATAGAATCTGTAACATTTTTAACAAGTTAACATGTATGAAGACTTCTATATTGATTGTTCTTTGAAGGGCCAAAGCTACAGATATTAAACATTCACCAAATTGCAAGAACCATATCTGACAATGCCGTCCTGTACGTTTCTTTCAAGCCTTGTCAGAAGATATCCCTCTACTCCTAATATAGTTCTACATCCATGATCATATAAGTATTCAAACTCTGTACAAGTTTTCCCTGTAGTATCCAACAGTTATCGAGTCTAATGTTCTGGGCAAACTATGCAAACTTGGCTCAGTAACAGATTCTTTGCTTCTTCTGAATATGATTCCTCTCAAAAGCTGTTGTTCGTTTTCTTCTTGAGAACCATTTTGAGACTGTAAACAATAAGGTCCAACTCTTCTTCTGGTTGTGGCTGGTACATGATCCCACACCAGGGTCTTCGTCTAGCCAATTTTTAACTTCATCGAAGTCGATAACTGGACTGTCACTTGGGGAAAAAGATCCCAGACCCTGTGAACTTGAATGCAACCTATTCATGATCTCCACATTATCAGTGCAATTAGTATTACGACTTTCAACTTTACCAAAACTAGTGTGATGGATAGAAGAAAGGGTACATTCAAAAGAGTTGTTTAAGATTGTAGGATCACATTCACCCATTTCAGTGGCCACAGTATCTTGACCCCTAAAATGTTCTAGCCTTGGAGAACTTAGAAGTTCCACAATATTAGATGAGGGAGAAATGATCTGCAGAAGAGGATCTCCAACATCAAAAGAGACTCCTTCGTCTTCATCTCCAGATGCTACTGACACATTGCAAGCATAAGCCTGACAACATATGTTCAAAAGCTGGCATAAACTAGAAGTATaacaagtgggaaagaaaagagagaaagaatgTGAAAttggtttttataaaatattctgTGGTATCTTCTGGTAGATTGTACAACATAGTTACACATACTGGTGGAGGAACCTGTCCAACCATATTATCAGGTATGCATGCTTGAGCGTGGTTCACTGTGGCCTCCCACTTCTTTGCAGGTAGACCTACTAGCTGTCAGTTGTACAAAATAACATGTATTAATTCTAAAATACAGATTAACAACTTTTCAACTATTCAGAAGATCTTGAACTTTCATATTATCCACTCAACTAGTATTAGgtttgaggaaaaaaatgtCCAGCATCTAGCAGAAGAGTTATTTCAGTAATTTAGTATGGTCATGCATATCTTTTTGGGCATTTATTTGCTATCTTAACATTATCCTAGGCAACACATACCTTGTGGATAACCAATTAGTGTAAGAAGTTGCAGAGTTTCATGCGAGAGAGCAGCTCTCATTTTCAGTGATAAGGACAAATCAGATATAAAAGCTGGTGGCATAGCTACATAGACAAGTATTAGTCTCCTTAAGAATATACAAATGCGAAAGAGCAAAATGATAGAGTTTTAGGTAAGTAAAGTTTTACTAGTTGACATAGTCATAATGCTATAAATAGTATGTTTAAACTGGTCATGTTGAACAAGAAGATACGGTGAATCATGTATGCACCCAATAACTTGCAGCAGAGTGCCCGTATAAATTAAGTAAAGCAGTGAACTTTACGCATTTGAGCTCTTCAGGGTCTTCTGAGAGTCTAGTCTGGAAATCCTTCACATGGTTCACGTTGGCCCCCTTCAGACGATCATGGATAGGACCACCTTTCCCAATGTTCTCTAACCGCCAAACCTCATCAGATGCAGAAGGGGGGTGATGCTTCTGGTTATCTGCAGAAATAGCATTTAGTAGATGTAGAATTTCTTATACTCTTCATCCAAGTTTTCTATTTGTTTGATTTGCATAACAGGATAGTTCTCAAGATGCTAGATCCTTTTATGTCCTGTTTTCAGCAGAAGATATACCTCATATGTCAAAGAATACAGAAGTGCCAGAGAACAAATATTTTTCCAATTTAGAACTGAGTTACAAGTATCAGCTAAAAAATATGCCACCAGAAAAGCTTTACAATATGCTTAGTtttcaggaaaaaaaatggaattcacaaatCCTCTGGGAAATCAAAAAGCCATCCAATAGGTCTTTGTCAATCTCTGTCATACATTTATAGGCATTCTCCGACTGTCATGATTCTCAACCatctttttatttcctttcaatAACTAAAAACTTTATCTATTCTACAGTATTTCATCTGATTTCGGTCTCTTTTGGTGCTAATCTCAAGTTAGAACCTCACTTCAGGCCTCGTTCATTCATCTTTTGGTTCTTATATTGACATCTCGGATCAGCTTTTACAATTAATAATACCAAGTCCACAGTGCCTATTTACTTTGATCTCAAAGCAGTTCTCTATTATAATGGCATTCAATCCTTTGACGATGACTAATTTGAATTGGGTAAAATGACACAGTAGAGGGAAAAAAGACTGGGATCACTTACATTTTTTGCGATAGTCATTCACTTGGAAAGATTTTGTCTTCGCTTCTATTACTTGACCGCCATCAAAAGTATCAACAACGCAAGCCCCTAGCTTGAAGATGCCACCATTATAGCGTTGAGAACTTCTAAACTTAACATCAGACAAAGACACAGTTCCTTTATTCAATTTCAGTTGCAACTTTCCTGCAAGAACAGATCTTTTTCCTTCCCTATCTCGAGCAATTTTACTTTGAAACTCTTCAGCTGTCCAAGCATctccttcatcatcatcatctagaTCTCCCTCGAGAGCAACTATTTCCACTTGAGCAGAGGCTTCTCGTCCAAAGTCAACAATTGCTCCTGTACAATTATCAATCAGAGACAGTTGCAAATTGTTACCTCCTTCTCCTTTGATTTGCTCTCCAGTTAGAAAAGGAACGGAGATATTGCTGTTGAATTTTAACTTC encodes:
- the LOC113741974 gene encoding calmodulin-binding protein 60 A-like, which translates into the protein MPQVWQTEESSKLGSEEGNCSGCEGLMVMCSKSKIDGMEELEDMVNQKLNSMISLVEQRFEEIDQSILAIGQTVKKLEVAVEKLLVSCRSNIEKTIQDTKQRCMKLKFNSNISVPFLTGEQIKGEGGNNLQLSLIDNCTGAIVDFGREASAQVEIVALEGDLDDDDEGDAWTAEEFQSKIARDREGKRSVLAGKLQLKLNKGTVSLSDVKFRSSQRYNGGIFKLGACVVDTFDGGQVIEAKTKSFQVNDYRKKYNQKHHPPSASDEVWRLENIGKGGPIHDRLKGANVNHVKDFQTRLSEDPEELKCLVGLPAKKWEATVNHAQACIPDNMVGQVPPPAYACNVSVASGDEDEGVSFDVGDPLLQIISPSSNIVELLSSPRLEHFRGQDTVATEMGECDPTILNNSFECTLSSIHHTSFGKVESRNTNCTDNVEIMNRLHSSSQGLGSFSPSDSPVIDFDEVKNWLDEDPGVGSCTSHNQKKSWTLLFTVSKWFSRRKRTTAFERNHIQKKQRICY